The Blastocatellia bacterium genomic interval AAGTGTTAGAAAGTAAAATTCTCTAAAAATTCAAAGCAAACCTTTTTCAACACCCAAATAAATTTGGGGTAATTCTACTGCTTTTGGGCATACACTTTTTAGAAACTGCCACTAGTAAATAGAAATAACTAAAGCATCAAACCAACGTGTTTTAAAAAATACCAACAAGCATTATCCAATACCAACAACACTTTGTAGAAGTAAAGGCCAATCTAGTTATTCAGAAATTAAAGGGCTATGTGTGGTTAATGAGTTATAACCTAAACCTGGAAAATTAGGTTAGATTACTAGAATATTTTTGTAATTATAAGTTTTTAAAAAATATCTCAACAAATCAAAACATCTTTTAAATATTTTTAACTTAAGAATTTTTATGGGAGTTATAATGCTTACTCGCTTATATTATAGTTTACGATTATTTTCTTATAAGAAATACATTTTATTTTTGGTTGTTCTATTAGTTGTTTGCATAGTTGCAATTTTTAATCAAGATGCCAAAGTTAAGGCTATGAATCATTCTTTAGTTAAATTGCCTATTATTGTTCAACAGGCTTCATTAGAAAATATTCCGCTAGAAATTAATAAACCTATTAATCGACAAATAAAAGAAGGGGAGATTCATTACTATCAAATAGACGTGATGGAAGATCAATATTTGCAAGTCCTCCTTGAACAAAAAGGAATTGATGTAGCAGTTGATTTAATTGATTTTCAAGGCAATAAAATTGCTGGGGCTGATAATCTTTATGGTGAAAGAGGAATAGAAAATCTAGAAATAATTACTAAATTTGCAGGAACTTATAAAGTTACAGTAGTTGCTAATAGTCTAGCAGGAGAATATGAAATTCAGCTAAAGCAACTAAGGAAAGCTTCCTTAAAAGACAAAACTTTTGTGTCTGAAAAACTTTTGGCTGAAGAAATACTAGCTCAAGCACACCAACAAGGAGATCCTTTAGTTGCACTTGAATACTTTGAAAAAGCTCTACCACATTGCAAAGCCTCCGAAAACAAGCCACTTGAAGCAGAAGCATTAAATGAGATGGGAATAATTCATAAGCGTTTAGGAAATGTTATAAAAGCAGAAGAATATTATAAAAAGGTTTTAATTGTAGCAGCTGATTTAGATGACCTTATTGCAAAAGCAACTTTTGAATCTGGTAGCCACAATAATTTAGGGGAACTTTATTATGAGCAAGGGCGGTTTCAAGAAGCTTTTGATAGATTTAAAAAAGCATATGAAATAGGAAAATCTGTAAAAATAGCTGCTGCGACTGCACGGCCACTTAATAATTTAGCTAATTGTTATTTGTCTTTTGGTGATATTAAGAAAGCTATAGAGCTATATACTGAAGCTCTCTTAATTCACCAAAAAAGTGGGGATCAAGACGCAAAAAATTCAGAAGTTGCTGTGCTAAATAACTTAGGTGCAGCAAATTTCTACTTAAATAATATTGCAGAGGCAAAAAGTTTTTATCAACAATCAATTGCTAAGAACACATTTGATATTTTAACAAAAGCTAAGTCACTAAAAAATCTTGGATGTTTATATGCAAATACTAAAGACTACTCAAAAGCTTTAGATTGTTTACAGCAAGCTTTAGAAATATTTCAAAACAATGTTAAGGCCGAAGAAGGACATAATTTGTTGTTAATTGGACAAGTTTACAAAAACCGGCCAAAAAACAACTCCAAAGATAAAGATGCGGATATTTCAAAAGCTTTTGAATACTTGAATAAAGCCTTAGAGCGATTGCAAACTACAGAAAGAATTACTTGGATAGCTAATACTTTTTATGAATTAGCAGATCTTAAATTCCAAACAGGTAATTTTAAAGACGCTCAAACAGACATTGAACATGCTATTCGAATATTTACTTTTATTCGTAGTAATATAATCAATTTTGAATTCCGTTTAGCTTACAACGAAACACTACAAAACGGATATGAGCTTTATATTACTTTATTAATGAATCAGCATTTAAAAGAACCAAATGCTGGTTATGACATTCAAGCTTTTAGAGCTAGTGAACAGGCACGAGCAAAAGCTTTTTTAGATTTATTAATAGAATCTGGTGTTGATATTAAAGAAGGAGTTTCTTCAAAAATACTTGATAAAGAGCAAAATTTACAAAACCAACTTAGTAAACAACAAAATGAATTAATTACATTATTAAAAAGTGAGAGTGCAAGAGGAACTGAAACTTCATCAACAAAGATTCAAGAAATAAAAATAAAACAAGAAGAGACTCTAAGAAATTTAAGAGAGGTTTTGACAGAAATTAGACAACAAAGTCCTAAGTATGCTACTTTAATACAACCTCAACCATTAGAAATAGATACACTTCAAAAACAGGTTCTTGATTCAGAAAGCCTACTTTTAGAGTATTTTTTAGGTACTAATGAAAGTTATCTTTGGGCAATAACTCAAACATCTATAAAAACTTATAAACTTCCTAAGCGTGAAGAAATAAAAAAACTTACTACTGATGTATACAACATTATTTCTAAGGAAAATCCTGAAAATCCTAAAGCTTATTGGCAAGTAGCAGCTAAGTTAAGCAAAGTAATTTTTCCAAACTTTGAACAGTTTCAAAAAAAACGCTTAATAGTTGTACCTCATTATAGTTTGCAATATATTCCTTTTGGAGCTTTACCTATTCCTACTGCTAACAAAAACCATAAGAAAAATAACTTGCACATTCCATTGATTCAAAATAATGAAATCGTTAGCTTACCAGCAGCTAACATTATGGTTTTATTGAGACAGCGAGTTAGCAATCAAAAGACTTTAAAGACCTTAGTTGTTGCTGATCCTGTATTTACTCAGGATGATGATAGAGTTAGTTTATTTGCAAGTAATGAGGCTAATAAGCCTAATAGAAATCAAACAAAACTTAATTCTACCCTTAGATCCAATTTTGAACGTTTGCTATATTCATCCAAAGAAGCTACAGAAATTTCTAAGTTAGTGCCTAAAAATGAACAAAAGTTATTGTTAGATTTTAAAGCAAGTAAAGACAATTTTTTGAAAGAAGACTTAAGCTTATATCGTTTTATACATTTTGCTACTCATGGGCTTATTAACAGTGTATCGCCAGAGCTATCAGGCTTAGTTTTATCTCTAGTAGATGAAAACAAAGAATTGCAAAATGGTTTTCTTGCTTTGCATGAAATCTATAAACTTAAATTAGATGCTGATTTAGTAACATTAAGTTCTTGTGAATCGGCTTTAGGTAAAGATTTAGAAGGGGATGGAATTATTGGTTTAACAGGCGGTTTTATGTGTGCTGGTACATCAAGAGTATTATCTAGTTTATGGAAAGTAAATGATCGAGCAACATCGCAATTAATGGAAAAACTCTACCAAAAAATTTTCCTAGAAAATAAAACACCTGCTCATGCCTTGCGTTTAGCTCAACTTGAGCTACTTCAAGATAAAGATCTTCAATTTCCTTTTTATTGGGCGGCATTTCAGTTACAAGGAGAATGGAAATAATTATTAGTTAATAAAATTTAATAACTAACGAAGGTTAGTTATTAAATTTTGCTAACCAGGATATGAAAATAAATGTTTCTATGATAAATAGATTTTCCTATAGTGCTGATGCCTTACTGACTTTTAAGGAAATATATTATATTGGCAGATTTGTTTTCAAAAATTTTAGAAATAGACTCACACCCTGATGCACTTAAGTTGCTACTAAATTGGTTAAATCCAGACTTAGAGTTAGCAGAAAAGACTTATTTAGAGCTAAGAAAAAAAATTATTTACTATTTTCAAAGCCAAGGTTGTTTAGATTCTGAGGATTGTGCAGATGTAGTCTTTTTACGTGTTGGACAAAAACTATTAAATGGAACCAAAATCGAAACTCAACAACCTTATGAATATGTTAGAGGGGTTGCACGCTTTGTATTAATGGAATATTGGCGTGATAGGAAAGAAATTGTAGAACCCCTAGATGAACTTCCTTTAACAAAACACCCTAGCATTAACCCAGTAAGCATTGAACAAGAACAAACAGAAGAATTAAAAAAAGAGCAAATGTTAAAATGTCTAGCGTCTTGTTTAGAGCAACTGCCTAGAGAAAGTTACCAGATATTTATCGAATATCATCAAGATAAAAATTCAACAAAAATAGATGGCCGGTTGTCCTTAAGTCAAAGGTTAGGGATAGACATAACTACTTTGCGAAATCGAATTACTCGTATTCGTTCAAAATTAGAAAAATGTATTAGTAATTGTTTAGAGCAACAAAATAGAAATAAAGTTTAAAAATTAATAAAATCAATCATATACTTCTTTTCTTCTAACACTTAAATATAGCTATTAGGCATTAAGAATATAAAGAGTATCTTATTAGTCAGCAGCAAGGCGTTATCGATTTATTTTAAAAATTGTTGATAATGTCTATTTTGTTAAACAAATTAAAATGGTAGTTAGCTTAAACTCTTTTGGAAATAGTAAATTATAAAGGAAATCCATGAAAGATCGGTTAAATTCTTATTTT includes:
- a CDS encoding CHAT domain-containing protein, coding for MLTRLYYSLRLFSYKKYILFLVVLLVVCIVAIFNQDAKVKAMNHSLVKLPIIVQQASLENIPLEINKPINRQIKEGEIHYYQIDVMEDQYLQVLLEQKGIDVAVDLIDFQGNKIAGADNLYGERGIENLEIITKFAGTYKVTVVANSLAGEYEIQLKQLRKASLKDKTFVSEKLLAEEILAQAHQQGDPLVALEYFEKALPHCKASENKPLEAEALNEMGIIHKRLGNVIKAEEYYKKVLIVAADLDDLIAKATFESGSHNNLGELYYEQGRFQEAFDRFKKAYEIGKSVKIAAATARPLNNLANCYLSFGDIKKAIELYTEALLIHQKSGDQDAKNSEVAVLNNLGAANFYLNNIAEAKSFYQQSIAKNTFDILTKAKSLKNLGCLYANTKDYSKALDCLQQALEIFQNNVKAEEGHNLLLIGQVYKNRPKNNSKDKDADISKAFEYLNKALERLQTTERITWIANTFYELADLKFQTGNFKDAQTDIEHAIRIFTFIRSNIINFEFRLAYNETLQNGYELYITLLMNQHLKEPNAGYDIQAFRASEQARAKAFLDLLIESGVDIKEGVSSKILDKEQNLQNQLSKQQNELITLLKSESARGTETSSTKIQEIKIKQEETLRNLREVLTEIRQQSPKYATLIQPQPLEIDTLQKQVLDSESLLLEYFLGTNESYLWAITQTSIKTYKLPKREEIKKLTTDVYNIISKENPENPKAYWQVAAKLSKVIFPNFEQFQKKRLIVVPHYSLQYIPFGALPIPTANKNHKKNNLHIPLIQNNEIVSLPAANIMVLLRQRVSNQKTLKTLVVADPVFTQDDDRVSLFASNEANKPNRNQTKLNSTLRSNFERLLYSSKEATEISKLVPKNEQKLLLDFKASKDNFLKEDLSLYRFIHFATHGLINSVSPELSGLVLSLVDENKELQNGFLALHEIYKLKLDADLVTLSSCESALGKDLEGDGIIGLTGGFMCAGTSRVLSSLWKVNDRATSQLMEKLYQKIFLENKTPAHALRLAQLELLQDKDLQFPFYWAAFQLQGEWK
- a CDS encoding sigma-70 family RNA polymerase sigma factor, with translation MADLFSKILEIDSHPDALKLLLNWLNPDLELAEKTYLELRKKIIYYFQSQGCLDSEDCADVVFLRVGQKLLNGTKIETQQPYEYVRGVARFVLMEYWRDRKEIVEPLDELPLTKHPSINPVSIEQEQTEELKKEQMLKCLASCLEQLPRESYQIFIEYHQDKNSTKIDGRLSLSQRLGIDITTLRNRITRIRSKLEKCISNCLEQQNRNKV